One Dromiciops gliroides isolate mDroGli1 chromosome 3, mDroGli1.pri, whole genome shotgun sequence DNA segment encodes these proteins:
- the TMPRSS5 gene encoding LOW QUALITY PROTEIN: transmembrane protease serine 5 (The sequence of the model RefSeq protein was modified relative to this genomic sequence to represent the inferred CDS: inserted 4 bases in 3 codons; substituted 2 bases at 2 genomic stop codons): MNVNLADQHDLKDHPGGEASPVPGIPREEPGGGPEIVQYREQFNFPDGGWTFPRWGKRGCILFMTIGLMAGIGVGIWLLVLLFKTXCLVEDLQQKNIMSCTENPXHPTVSKSVSFRINTRNFLLEVQVRTWPGWLLVCYEGWSPALGTQICRHLGHLRLTHHEGVNLTEIKVNNSQEFVQLLPRLGDDLEQMWQRRXGSXNSCALGQVVSLKCSACGVQHLTSRIIGGTSAVLGRWPWRSACSRGQYSCGGSVLAPSWVVTAAHCVYRLSHMSSWRVFVGIVNHSDIMPHMGATVENIILHPRFRIRKQRHDYDIALLKLQTPLNFSDTVRAVCLPEMKQDFPQGSKCWVSGWGSTAPHQAYGSDTLQNXLVPLISSQLCNSSCMYKGMITPQMLCAGYLDGHADACQGDSGGPLVCLDRGMWRLVGMVSWGWDCGKRHRPGVYTKVAVFLDWIHHQMGVSGEVGGIGWPLGTLGALELLMCAHFLLEDGKETRKCITE, from the exons ATG AATGTGAATCTGGCTGACCAGCATGATTTGAAAGATCATCCTGGAGGGGAGGCCAGCCCGGTACCAGGAATCCCCAGAGAGGAGCCAGGAGGCGGGCCAGAGATAGTCCAGTACCGGGAGCAATTCA ACTTTCCCGATGGTGGCTGGACCTTTCCAAGGTGGGGAAAGCGTGGGTGTATCTTGTTCATGACCATTGGGCTGATGGCTGGGATAGGCGTTGGGATCTGGCTTCTAG ttCTGCTTTTCAAGAC ATGCCTTGTTGAGGACCTGCAACAAAAGAACATCATGAGCTGTACAGAGAACC CCCACCCAACGGTCTCTAAGTCAG TATCTTTCAGAATAAACACCAGAAACTTCTTACTGGAAGTGCAGGTGAGGACGTGGCCAGGCTGGCTTTTGGTATGCTATGAGGGCTGGAGTCCTGCCCTAGGCACCCAGATTTGTAGACACCTCGGGCATCTCAG ACTCACTCACCACGAAGGAGTGAACTTGACTGAGATCAAGGTCAACAATTCTCAGGAGTTTGTTCAGCTTCTTCCCAGATTGGGTGATGACCTGGAGCAGATGTGGCAGCGCAGGTAGGGGAGCTAA AACAGCTGTGCCTTGGGCCAAGTTGTCTCCCTCAAATGCTCAG CATGTGGGGTCCAGCACCTGACTTCCCGGATTATCGGTGGGACCTCTGCTGTCCTTGGGCGCTGGCCCTGGAGGTCAGCATGTTCAAGGGGCCAGTACTCATGTGGAGGCTCTGTGCTAGCCCCGAGTTGGGTGGTGACTGCAGCTCACTGCGTCTACAG GCTGTCCCACATGTCCAGCTGGAGGGTCTTTGTGGGGATTGTCAACCACAGTGACATCATGCCACATATGGGGGCCACGGTGGAAAATATCATCTTGCACCCCCGCTTTAGAATCCGCAAGCAGAGACACGACTATGACATTGCTCTACTCAAGCTCCAGACCCCACTGAACTTCTCTG ACACGGTGAGGGCTGTGTGCCTGCCAGAAATGAAGCAGGATTTCCCACAGGGCTCCAAATGCTGGGTGTCAGGCTGGGGCTCCACAGCCCCTCATCAAG CGTATGGCTCAGACACCCTCCAGA GCTTGGTCCCCCTGATCAGCTCCCAGCTCTGCAACAGCTCCTGCATGTACAAAGGCATGATCACTCCTCAGATGCTCTGCGCTGGCTACCTGGATGGGCACGCTGATGCATGCCAG GGAGACAGTGGAGGCCCCCTGGTGTGTCTGGACCGAGGGATGTGGCGCTTGGTGGGCATGGTGAGCTGGGGCTGGGATTGTGGGAAGCGCCACAGGCCAGGAGTCTATACCAAAGTGGCTGTGTTCTTGGACTGGATTCACCATCAAATGGGGGTGAGTGGGGAAGTGGGGGGGATAGGATGGCCTCTAGGGACCTTAGGAGCCTTGGAACTTCTCATGTGTGCCCATTTTCTGTTGGAAGATGGGAAGGAGACCAGGAAATGCATCACTGAGTAG